TTCTGACGAAGTAATCAGAAAAGCTGCCCGGATCAGGCGCACGGCGGGGGGAAACTATCTGCTTGTTGGTGTTGACCGCCTGGATTACACCAAGGGTATCCTTGAACGGATAAAAGCAATTGCGTGGCTGCTCGAGAACTATCCTCATTATCGGAGCAAAATAACCTTTATTCAGATTGTGGTTCCCAGCCGGATCGATACTCGTGCTTACCAGGAACTCAAGCGGCAAATCGAGGAAACGGTGGGATGCATTAACGGGGCTTTTACGGTAGATTATCATGTTCCGATAAAGTATGTGTTTCAACCCTTGAGCAAACCTGAACTGGTCGCTCATTACCTGGCGGCCGATATGGCCTTGGTTACCCCGGTAAAGGACGGGTTGAATCTCGTGGCTAAAGAATACGTGGCGGCGAATGCCAACAATCTTGGCGTACTATTGCTGAGCCCTTTCGCCGGAGCAGCCAGTCAACTAAAGGATGCCTTATTTGCCAACCCGTATAACCCTCGCGAAATGGCTACCCAAATCCTAAGGGGGCTGGAAATGCCACTTTCAGAAAAGAAACGAAGGTTAGCTGCTCTGAACCGAATCATCAGGGAACAGGATATTTATTGGTGGTGGCGGCAAATTCAGCAAAACTGGTTATATGATGTAGCGAAGGACAGGTATGTCCTGTCTCCAAAAGCTGTACCGGAGGTGCTGTTGCATGAGCCAGTTACCAGCCTTACAGGAAGGGACGCCAGATTTTTTGGCAACACTGGTTTTAAAATATCCGAAATTACTACTAATGACTGATTACGATGGTACGCTGGTACCCATAAGAGAAAGGCCAGAATTTGCCTTGCCGAGTCGAGGACTTTTAAAAGCCTTGAGACGTCTGGTGAGAAATCCAAAAGTTAAATTGGCCGTATTAAGCGGCCGGGACACGGATGACCTGAAAAAATTAATCCCGGTTGATGGGGTTTATCTTGCTGGCTGTCATGGCGCGGAAATCGTATCTACGGGCGGCGATATATTGAAAATATTTGAGGAAAAGGAGATAGCGCCTGTACTGGAGACGATTGCCGGACTGGCTCTAAGCTGTGTTGCGGATCAGGATGGCTTTCTGGTGGAAAAAAAGAGAACGGCAGTTGCCTTGCATTACCGTTTAGCTAATCTGGCAACGGCGTTACAGGTGATAGGTAATTATATCACGGCGGTGTGGCCACTAACAGTAAAAAATGATTTGGAGTTTCTGGCTGGCAAAAAAGTCATTGAAGTGCGCCCAAGGACGGTTAACAAGGGTAAAGCGGTAGAATATCTGATGAATCTAAATCCCGAATTTTACCCTGTCTACATAGGAGATGACACCACTGATGAAGACGCTTTCAGGGCAGTCCGGGAAAAAGGTCTGGGGGTACTGGTATCAGCATCCAAGAAAACTACCGCGGCCTCTTATCAGTTTCGGGATTCACGAGATGTTCTGAGATTCCTTCAAATTATTGCATCGAGATGAATAGCAAGAAACCCCAAAGTACCATAGATTTTTTCGAAAAAAGATACAGCCAATCGTATCCGTCAATTAACTCAGAAGATTAACGAAAGGATTCAAGCGATTAATGTAGCTTCAGCTAGCACTCTAAGGCAAAGCGAAGAGCGAACTGCCGCAACTGAAGAGGTTACCGCCTCGATATCAGAAATGGCCCTGGTTGCAGAAAAACTGGCCCAAACAGCTAAAACTCTGTAATATCTGCCCCTCAAAATAATTTGAGGGGCATTAGAATTATTAAATTTCTTCGTTATAGTAAAGAAGACAAAAAAAATTAACCAAATTCTGGGTTTTTGCATATGCCTGCTCATGAGAATGTACCTACAGGTCAAATATTTGATAAAGCTCCTTAATCTGTTAATAAACGAACGGGCAGTAAAAACGGCGATCGCAGGACGAGTAAAACATGTCGTTATAACGGCATGTTTTTTGCATTTATCAAGAAAACTTGCCCCTTTTTTGGTTGATTAGTCTGAGACCTCCTGGTACAGGAGGTCTCAGACCGGATTATTGGTTATCTAGGGATCAGCAGGGGCGTTTGAATAAACTGCAAATAAGAATGATAATAATGATAAACCAAATCCAGACAAATTTACCGGGAAACCATTCAGTTTCAAATTCTTTTACTTCGTTTACCATATTTGCTCCCTCCTTTCTATCCAAAAATATCACTTGCAGCCCATTACAATATATGGAAGACAAAAGCAAAGTGTGTCAATATATGGCAACAAAAGAATCTTTCAGCTGAGCAGGATTTTTCCGTCGGTTCAGAGAAACCTCTGAATTGGTATGTTTTCTATGGAGGAGGGGAAGAAGAATGCGGGTATTGACGACGCATGTCCTGGTAATTGGTAGTGGGGCGGCCGGTATGCGGGCGGCTCTGGAGGCGCGGCGGGCTGGTAGTGAGGTGCTGCTCATCTGTAAACGGCGGTTGGGGCGGAGCGGCAACACAGTTGTCGCGGTGACTAACTTTGCAGCGTACGTACCGGGTGTTTTTCCTGAAGATTCGGTAGAAGCATTTATTCACGATACTATGGCCGGCGGCCGATACATTAACCGGCATGATCTGGTTGAGACCCTGGCGAACGAGTCGGGGCGGCGGGTGATGGAGCTTGAGCAGTGGGGAGTCCAATTCTTTACTCGAAATGGACGACTGGCGCCTACACAGAGCCCCGGGCACTCGTTTCCCCGGAGCTACCGCCTTGATACCAGTCAACAACCTCCAAATCTGAGCGGGCTGGCCTTGACCAATCCGCTGGCGGCTGCCTGTCGGAAAGCGGGTGTCTGTGTGCTGGAGAATATGGTGGTCATTGATTTTCTGGTTGATGGGCAGCAAGTGATCGGTGCCCTCGCTTTTGACCGACAGCGGCAGGAGTTCCTGGCCGTGGCCTCTCCGACCATTGTCCTGGCTGGTGGTGGTGGAACAGCCCTTTTTAAGAGGCATAATAATACTACTGACCTGAGTGCTGATTCTTATGCTCTGGCACTGCGGGCCGGCCTGGAATTGGTCGACCTTGAGTTTGTGCAGTTCTTTCCCACCATGGTGTTTCGACCTCTCCGCCTAACAATGGAGACCACCATGTTCGGCTTCGGTGCGGTGCTGCGCAATTGCGCTGGTGAAGCCTTTATGCACCGCTATGATCCGGTGCGTGGGAATATGGCTACCCGCGATACCATGGTCGCGGCAATCTTCAATGAGGTGCGGGAAGGTCGTGGGGTAGAGGATGGAGTCTGGTTGGACTGTCGGGAGATGGGAGCTCGGCTGGATGAGCGTTATGGACATCTGGTGAAGTCTCTGGCCGACAAGGGAATAGATCTGCACCGGGAGCCGGTGATAGTTACACCGGCAGCGCATCATATCATGGGTGGGGTGGTTATAGACCCGGAGACCAGGACCGATCTTGCCGGCCTTTTTGTTGCCGGGGAGGCCGCCGGTGGTGTGCATGGAGCAAACCGATTGGGAGGGAATGCTCTGACCGAGACCCAGGTGTTTGGGGCCAGGGCCGGCCTGGCGGCTGCAGGAGTCAATCGGCAACCTAAAACACAAATCGTGCTTGAGTTGGCCAAAGAACAGTTAAATAAATTACCACCAGCCGGTTCAGGCAGAGGAAATGAGGTCGCTGCCCAATTGCGGCAGCGAATCAAGGAGATAGTTTGGAAGAGAGTTGCTGTTGGTTGTGAAGAGGCCGGGTTGTTGGCTGCCCGAACAGAGTTAGAGCTATTGGCTGATGAGTGGTCAGATAGCCGACCCCAAGACAATGCTGTCTTCCTGCCGTGGTGGGAGGTCGGCAATCTCTTGTTGACCGCGCGGGCCATGGTTGAGGCCTCATTGTGTCGACGGGAAAGCCGGGGCAGCTTTATACGGTTGGATTTTCCGCAGGAAGATCATAACTGGTTGGGCAACGTGTTTCTCCGATATGATGGAGGACAGATCAAGTCCCGGTTTCAGCCGCTCCCTAAACCACTTGAATTGTTATCTGAAGGTGGTACTGGCTAAGCTGGGTGGCTGTGTCCCAGCCGACAATGGTGTAGGAGCCCGGCGCAGCAGTCGGGGGGACGTTCCAGGTTGCCCGATAGGTTATGGCTTCATTTGGTGCCAGCACCACCTGTCCAAGCACGGATAGGAAGGCGCGACCGTCAGACCACTGCCAGACCTGATTCCCGTCGGAATCGCGGATTAACAAATCAAAGCGTTGACTGGAGGAATAGTCCAGCGTAATTGGCTCTTGACTCAGGTTGAGCTTGGTCAGCATTATTTCTATCGCATCTCCCAGCTGATAGCGAAATCTCCGGGTCGCCAGAGCCAGGACCAGACCATTGGGCAAGACGCGGATGGCCACCGGCCTGGTGGTGGGTAAAGGCCGGGATGAGGGAAACAGTGCCCGCCAGGTCGCTGGATCAACCACTCCGGTTGCCGGCAGGTCAACACTTCTTTGAAAAGCCCGGACTGCCCGCAAGGTTCGGGTGCCATAAATCCCGTCAGTCATGACCGGGTCAAAACCGAGTTCGCACAATCTCTCCTGGAGGCGGATAATGTCAGGACCAGTGCTGCCGAGACGCAGGATGGGGGACGGGGCAACAACCATGGGATAACCTCCTTTTCTTGTCAGGTATCACTCTAACATATGCGGGACATCTCTAAAATGTCCAACAAAAGCGAGAAAATAAGCGGCTTCAAATGCTGGAGAATATATGCTTGGTTGTAAAGCTTTGTTATTCTGGGTAAACTAGCAAAAGATTGATCATCAATTGATCAGAGGTGACGAAGCTTGGACAACTTGACCCATGGACTGGCTGGCGCGGTTATGGCCGGGTTGTGTACGACTAAGGAAGAACAATCAAGGCAGCTTGCCCAGGCTCGATTCTGGACATTTCTCCTTGGCGCAGAGGTGCCGGACATTGACATTGTGACCCGCCTGTCCAGTGACCTGGACTACCTGTCGCTGCACCGCGGCCCCAGCCATTCGCTGTGGGGAATGGCGCTCCTGGCCGGGCTAATTACCCTGTTCATTCGCCGGATTTTTCCCGCTGTCAATCTGGCCAGAACGTATGGTTATGCTCTGGCGGCGATTGTGGTGCACGTCTTCTTGGACCTTTTAACTTCCTACGGCACCCAGGTTTTCTACCCCTGGAACCTGACAAAGTACAGTTGGGATATTTTAATGATCGTTGATCCCCTGATCATCATGATCCTGGGCCTGGGTTTATACTTTGCCCGCGTTCATTCCGTGCAGCGACGGCGCTTTTTATGGGGGGCCGTTATGCTGGTCGGTCTTTATATTGGGGGCCGAGTTTGGGTGCACCACGACCTGTATCACCAGGTAGTCACCAGTCTTGGTACTGATTACGCGTTAAAGCGTGTCAGTGTGTTACCACCGGTCGTGGGGATAAGTAATTGGAATTTTATCGTGGAGACAGAAAATAGCATGTTTTTGGGCAATGTTGACTTGAATAGAGGGGTAACCACGCGCGAGGTTTTACCCAAGCCTCAGGTCGACCCGGTAGTTACTGCCGCTATGCGGGCGCCGGCCGCGGAAGTATTTTTAGGGTTTGCGCGCCACCCTTATCTGACTTACGAGAAACTGGGTGATCGCTACCTGGTAAAAATTGTGGACATGCGTTATCAGGTCCGCAACCGTAGCCCCTTCATGGTGGTCGTCCAACTTGACCGGAACTTGAATGTTATCGACAGCGGATTGGGTTCAAGGTCTGAGTAAGAATGCCATCTCCAAAAAATTAGAATACCAGAAAAGTTTCGCTAGTGCGCGAAACTTTTTGTTTTTAAGGGAGGAATTTTAGCAAGTTGTGTAGAAAATAATTGTGAATAATATATCTTGGATGAAGGCGGTAGGAGAAAGGGCTAAGCCTGGCCGAAGGGGCAAGAGTTCAGGGGATCCGACCTGGATTTGAAACTCTCAGGCTTCTCGTTTCGAGGATGGTACTACCGCTCGACAAACCTCTGGAGAGACCCGAATGTTCGGGCACCGAAGGAGTAAGTCCGTTCGTTTGGCGGATAATCTCTCAGGTAAAAGGACAGGGGATGTGGACGAACCCCAACCTTTTTAACAAGGTTGTGAGGGGAGAGTAATTTATATGTCCGCGTCTGAATGGTCAAACCAGAAGGCTTTGGCCTTTTTATTTTTTTGGTTACCAGTAGAACTAAGGGTGGAGGTGGGTCATTAAGTAGAAGGTCATAATTGCTCTAAATTCAATAATCCAAGGAGGTAAAAGACGATGAAAAAATACGTAGCGCTGCTCCTGATCCTCTCCTTGATTGTGATGTCGTTCGGTGTGGTTGGGTGCGGCCAGAAGCAAGCCAAGACCGTGAAGATCGCCTACATCGGACCGATTACCGGTCCCAATGCGGCAATTGGCCTGGGGATGAAGAACTCTGCTGAACTGGCGATCAAACAGGCAAATGCCTCAGGCAAACTGCCATATAAACTCGAATTGTTGGTCCTGGACGATGCCTCGGATCCGGCGCAAGCTGTAAATGCGGCGAACAAAGCCGCTTCTGATCCTGATGTCGTCGCGGCGGTAGCCCATTTTAACAGTGGATGCGCCCTGGCCAGTGTCCACGCTTTCCACAAGTTTGGGCTGCCAGCCGTAATTATTGCGGCCATCCACCCTAAGATCACCCAGAACGGTTACCCGGAAATCACCCGCGTGATCGGTGATATCAACATTCAGGAAAAGGTGGCCGGTAAGAAAGCCACCACCGAGTTTGGGCTGAAGAAGTTTGCCGTGATTCAGGACCAGACCGACTACGGCAAGAGCAATGCCGAAGCCTTTATGGATGAAGTCAAACGGAACGGTGGCGAGATCGTCAGCTATGATGGCATCGCGGTTGGGCAACAGGACTTCTCCGCCCTGTTAACCACAATTAAAGCGAAAAATCCGGAGATGATTTTCTTTGGTGGTCTGGCGACCGAGGCGGCCTTGATTAAGCGGCAAATGGCCGACTTGAAGATCCCAGCGATCTTTATGAGTGATTCCGGGATTCTCTCGAGTACTTTCAACGAGATCGCCAAAGATGCTGCTACCGGTACGCTGGCTCACGGTTACGGGGCGCCGATTGAAGACCTCCCCGGGGGGCAGGCCTTTATCAAGGCTTATAACGAAGCAGGGTTCAAGGAACCTTACGAGGCTTATGGTCCCTTCGCCTATGATGCCGCGGGAATCGTTATCGAGGCGATTAAAAAGGTCGGACCAGACCGGGCTAAATTAGTCAATGCCATTCGGGATACCAGGGATTACAATGGCGTGCTGGGCAAAACCTCCTTTGACCAGAATGGCCAGACCACGGCTGACCTGGTGACCACCTACATCAGTGAAAACGGCAAATGGGTACCCTACTACAAATCCACACTGAAAGTCAAGGATAAGAAGATCCAATAAGCTATTCAACTGATTAACTCGCGAGCACTAGTGCACAAAACAGGGATTTGCCCTGCGCAAGCGACAGGCACCGGGTAAGAAGGCCCGGCGCCTGTTTCCCTTTGACCGAATAGGTAAGAGAGAGGAGAAAAGTGATGGCCGAATTTGCAGTGGTTTTCCAACAGTTATTGAACGGGCTGAGTCTGGGGGCCATGTACTCACTGATAGCCATCGGCTTTACCCTGTTTTTTGGGGTGATCGACCTGATCAATTTTGCCCACGGCGAAATCTACATGCTGGGGGCCTTTGTGGCTTTGATTACAGTCAGCATCCTGGGCGGGATGGGATTGATCGGATTGAACTTTATCGTTGTTCTGGCGGTGGTGCTGCTTGTGACCATGATTTTCTGCGCCCTGGTCGGAGCAGCCGTGGAACGGTCGGTGGTCAAGCCGATGCGCGGGGCGCCTGATTTGATGACCCTCCTGGTTACGCTGGGCGTGTCTATTATTCTGCGGGAAGCAGTGATGCTTTTTTATCCGAATGGTGCTAATCCACAGGCGTTTCCCGATCTCCTGCCGGCGGGCGATTTCAGCCTTGGTGGTGTGTTGATCAAGTATGAACAGTTGTTTCTCCTGACGGTGGCCGCTGTGCTGGTGGTCTTTTTGTACTTCCTGGTGAATAAAACGGACTACGGTCGCTATATGCGGGCTACCTCCCAGGACCGCGAGGCGGCGATGATGATGGGGCTGGACATTGACCGCATCATTGTCCTCACCTTCATGCTGGGATCGGCGCTGGGTGCGGTGGCCGGTGTGTTAAACGGGATGTATTATAATATTATTAAGTTCAATATGGGTTTCCTGATGGGCATCAAGGGCTTTTCGGCAGCGGTTGTCGGCGGTCTGGGCAATATTTACGGCGCTGTTGTCGGCGGGCTGCTGCTCGGTTTTCTGGAGATGTTTGCCGCGGCGTTTATACCAGGGGGGTCGCGCTACCAGGACGTGATCGGGTTTTTGATCGTGATCTTTTTCCTGGTCTTCCGGCCTTCTGGGATCTTTCACGAGAAAGTCTACGAGAAGGTGTAGGATGGAGGTGAGCGAAGTGCCGAAGTGGCGGGAATGGTTAATCATTGGTCTCATTATGCTCTTGTTATACGGATTCATCCTGGGGGTAATCTGGGTGGAAGACCCACTCATCGTCCTGGCTCTGCTGGGGTTGGTTATCGGCGGAGTGGTCTGGTGGATTCGCCAGTATTCTGATAGTTACGCCCGCTTGTTTGCCTTATTCCAGCGTCACCGCCGGGTGGCTCTGGGTATTCTGACGGTGCTGCTGGTGGCCTTCCCCTTCCTGCAGCGCGAGAATCCGTACTGGATCCAGGTCGCTGTCATGAGCGGGCTGTTCGTGATCATGGCCCTGGGGTTAAACGTGATGGTTGGTAACGCGGGGTTGGTCTGCCTGGGTTACGCAGCTTTTTACGCCATTGGGGCCTATACCTCCGGACTGTTAACCCTGAAGCACGATGTATCTTTCTGGTTGGCTCTACCGCTGGCCGGCTTGTTAGCGATGGCCTTCGGTTTTCTGCTCGGTTTGCCCGCTTTAAGGGTCCGCGGTCACTACCTGGCCCTGGTCACGATCGCTTTTGGCCTGGTGGTTCAGCAACTATTGATCAACCTGGAAGGTTTGACTGGTGGCACCAACGGGGTAATTAATATCCCGTCGCCGCAGATCGGGTCGTTTTCGCTGGGGCGCCCCCTTGACCTGGGGTTCATCACTCTGCCCTTTCAAGCGAATTTCTACTTTTTAGTCTTGATATTAGCAGGGTTAACTCTTTTTATGGTCTACCGGGTTTCCCCCTCCCTGGTCGGCCTATCCTGGAACGCTATCCGTGAGGACCAGCTGGCGGCCCAGTGCTACGGGATTGACCTGACGAAAAACAAACTGTGGGCCTTTGCCTTCGGGGCCTTCTTCGGCGGTATAGCTGGAGCGGTCTACGCCAATATGGTTGGCTTTATTTCACCGGAAAATTTCACTTATACCCATTCCATTCTGGTGTTAAGCATGATCCTCTTGGGCGGGATAGATTCCATTCCCGGGGTTATCCTGGGCGCGATTTTGTTAACGGTGATCCCGGAGAAGTTCCGGGCCTTTGAAGACTGGCGGATGATGTTTTACGGCTTCATTATCGTGCTGATGCTGCTGTTTAAGCCTGACGGGCTCCTGCCGGCGCGAACACGAAAATATACCTCGGCGACGCCTGCTGGCGACGGTTCAGCAAAAGTGACCAGCACGGGAGCGGGTTACCTGGCCGGGCAGCTAGATAACTGAAGTAGACAAAAAGGCAGGTGCAGTCATGAACCTACTACAAACCGAACGGCTAACAATGACCTTTGGGGGGTTAACCGCGGTCGACCGCATAAACTTTTACATCTCCCGGGGGGAAACCGTTGGCATTATCGGACCCA
The Bacillota bacterium genome window above contains:
- a CDS encoding branched-chain amino acid ABC transporter permease is translated as MAEFAVVFQQLLNGLSLGAMYSLIAIGFTLFFGVIDLINFAHGEIYMLGAFVALITVSILGGMGLIGLNFIVVLAVVLLVTMIFCALVGAAVERSVVKPMRGAPDLMTLLVTLGVSIILREAVMLFYPNGANPQAFPDLLPAGDFSLGGVLIKYEQLFLLTVAAVLVVFLYFLVNKTDYGRYMRATSQDREAAMMMGLDIDRIIVLTFMLGSALGAVAGVLNGMYYNIIKFNMGFLMGIKGFSAAVVGGLGNIYGAVVGGLLLGFLEMFAAAFIPGGSRYQDVIGFLIVIFFLVFRPSGIFHEKVYEKV
- a CDS encoding trehalose-6-phosphate synthase, which produces MRLVKPLAAKSNGRLVVISNRGACTFKETPHGIQAIPSISGLVSAVEPVLNREGGAWIAWGGRYGQEEEALGMSWPMPASGQEYVFHEVMLSPREVSLYYDGFANSCLWPLCHNFIEKTVFHEEQWQAYCKVNEKYARVVLKTTEPHDLIWIHDYHLALLPSLIRQHRPFAKISLFWHIPFPPAEIFAVMPWAKEYIFKMLEAELIGFHTRNYVQNFLQAVEEIVGTEVDYLNGTVYRADKKTKVVAVPIGINWREFDLLASSDEVIRKAARIRRTAGGNYLLVGVDRLDYTKGILERIKAIAWLLENYPHYRSKITFIQIVVPSRIDTRAYQELKRQIEETVGCINGAFTVDYHVPIKYVFQPLSKPELVAHYLAADMALVTPVKDGLNLVAKEYVAANANNLGVLLLSPFAGAASQLKDALFANPYNPREMATQILRGLEMPLSEKKRRLAALNRIIREQDIYWWWRQIQQNWLYDVAKDRYVLSPKAVPEVLLHEPVTSLTGRDARFFGNTGFKISEITTND
- the otsB gene encoding trehalose-phosphatase, which produces MSQLPALQEGTPDFLATLVLKYPKLLLMTDYDGTLVPIRERPEFALPSRGLLKALRRLVRNPKVKLAVLSGRDTDDLKKLIPVDGVYLAGCHGAEIVSTGGDILKIFEEKEIAPVLETIAGLALSCVADQDGFLVEKKRTAVALHYRLANLATALQVIGNYITAVWPLTVKNDLEFLAGKKVIEVRPRTVNKGKAVEYLMNLNPEFYPVYIGDDTTDEDAFRAVREKGLGVLVSASKKTTAASYQFRDSRDVLRFLQIIASR
- a CDS encoding branched-chain amino acid ABC transporter substrate-binding protein, whose product is MKKYVALLLILSLIVMSFGVVGCGQKQAKTVKIAYIGPITGPNAAIGLGMKNSAELAIKQANASGKLPYKLELLVLDDASDPAQAVNAANKAASDPDVVAAVAHFNSGCALASVHAFHKFGLPAVIIAAIHPKITQNGYPEITRVIGDINIQEKVAGKKATTEFGLKKFAVIQDQTDYGKSNAEAFMDEVKRNGGEIVSYDGIAVGQQDFSALLTTIKAKNPEMIFFGGLATEAALIKRQMADLKIPAIFMSDSGILSSTFNEIAKDAATGTLAHGYGAPIEDLPGGQAFIKAYNEAGFKEPYEAYGPFAYDAAGIVIEAIKKVGPDRAKLVNAIRDTRDYNGVLGKTSFDQNGQTTADLVTTYISENGKWVPYYKSTLKVKDKKIQ
- a CDS encoding FAD-dependent oxidoreductase translates to MRVLTTHVLVIGSGAAGMRAALEARRAGSEVLLICKRRLGRSGNTVVAVTNFAAYVPGVFPEDSVEAFIHDTMAGGRYINRHDLVETLANESGRRVMELEQWGVQFFTRNGRLAPTQSPGHSFPRSYRLDTSQQPPNLSGLALTNPLAAACRKAGVCVLENMVVIDFLVDGQQVIGALAFDRQRQEFLAVASPTIVLAGGGGTALFKRHNNTTDLSADSYALALRAGLELVDLEFVQFFPTMVFRPLRLTMETTMFGFGAVLRNCAGEAFMHRYDPVRGNMATRDTMVAAIFNEVREGRGVEDGVWLDCREMGARLDERYGHLVKSLADKGIDLHREPVIVTPAAHHIMGGVVIDPETRTDLAGLFVAGEAAGGVHGANRLGGNALTETQVFGARAGLAAAGVNRQPKTQIVLELAKEQLNKLPPAGSGRGNEVAAQLRQRIKEIVWKRVAVGCEEAGLLAARTELELLADEWSDSRPQDNAVFLPWWEVGNLLLTARAMVEASLCRRESRGSFIRLDFPQEDHNWLGNVFLRYDGGQIKSRFQPLPKPLELLSEGGTG
- a CDS encoding branched-chain amino acid ABC transporter permease, which encodes MPKWREWLIIGLIMLLLYGFILGVIWVEDPLIVLALLGLVIGGVVWWIRQYSDSYARLFALFQRHRRVALGILTVLLVAFPFLQRENPYWIQVAVMSGLFVIMALGLNVMVGNAGLVCLGYAAFYAIGAYTSGLLTLKHDVSFWLALPLAGLLAMAFGFLLGLPALRVRGHYLALVTIAFGLVVQQLLINLEGLTGGTNGVINIPSPQIGSFSLGRPLDLGFITLPFQANFYFLVLILAGLTLFMVYRVSPSLVGLSWNAIREDQLAAQCYGIDLTKNKLWAFAFGAFFGGIAGAVYANMVGFISPENFTYTHSILVLSMILLGGIDSIPGVILGAILLTVIPEKFRAFEDWRMMFYGFIIVLMLLFKPDGLLPARTRKYTSATPAGDGSAKVTSTGAGYLAGQLDN
- a CDS encoding metal-dependent hydrolase; protein product: MDNLTHGLAGAVMAGLCTTKEEQSRQLAQARFWTFLLGAEVPDIDIVTRLSSDLDYLSLHRGPSHSLWGMALLAGLITLFIRRIFPAVNLARTYGYALAAIVVHVFLDLLTSYGTQVFYPWNLTKYSWDILMIVDPLIIMILGLGLYFARVHSVQRRRFLWGAVMLVGLYIGGRVWVHHDLYHQVVTSLGTDYALKRVSVLPPVVGISNWNFIVETENSMFLGNVDLNRGVTTREVLPKPQVDPVVTAAMRAPAAEVFLGFARHPYLTYEKLGDRYLVKIVDMRYQVRNRSPFMVVVQLDRNLNVIDSGLGSRSE